Proteins encoded within one genomic window of Felis catus isolate Fca126 chromosome C1, F.catus_Fca126_mat1.0, whole genome shotgun sequence:
- the RFX5 gene encoding DNA-binding protein RFX5 isoform X4, whose product MAEDEPDAKSPKTGGRPPSGSAEAGEPTTLLQRLRGTISKAVQNKVEGILQDVQKFSDNDKLYLYLQLPSGPSTGDKSSEPSTLSNEEYMYAYRWIRNHLEEHTDTCLPKQSVYDAYRKYCESLACCRPLSTANFGKIIREIFPDIKARRLGGRGQSNCSLTCLRYCYSGIRRKTLVSMPPLPGLDLKGSESPEMGPEVTPAPRDELVEAACALTCDWAERILKRSFSSIVEVARFLLQQHLISARSAPAHVLKAVGLADDDEHAPRERSSKSKNGVESLEGGAHKKPERPAQPPKEPEPRAGAGPPARGERKKSVVESPAPAASNPQVNALVARLPLLLPRAPRSLIPPLQVSPPILAPKLSSGPLKVALPSRAGGPQAAVPIINMILPAVPALPGPGPGPGPGPGPGPGPGQALPGVLAQPRGTENREVGIGGDPGPHDKGVKRSAEVPVSEAIGQDPPAKAAKQDIDDTGSDAKRKRGRPRKKSGGSRERNSTPDKSAAAVDSAQPCRLPRETWASAGESNSARGSGRPGPVGGAEKGMVLARDQEDGVVSRGGKGPSSRHAKEAEDKIPLVTSKVSVIKGSRSQKEALPKEEVDTAAQGNKDLKGHVLQNSLSHEGKDPQATPP is encoded by the exons ATGGCAGAAGATGAACCCGACGCTAAGAGCCCCAAGACTGGGGGACGGCCCCCCTCAGGTAGTGCTGAGGCGGGAGAACCCACCACCCTTCTTCAGAGGCTCCGAGGTACCATTTC CAAGGCCGTGCAGAACAAAGTCGAGGGGATCCTG CAAGATGTACAGAAATTCTCAGACAACGACAAGCTGTATCTCTACCTTCAGCTCCCCTCAGGACCCAGTACTGGAGACAAAAG CTCAGAGCCAAGTACACTTAGCAATGAGGAGTACATGTATGCCTATCGATGGATCCGCAACCATCTAGAAGAGCATACTGACACCTGTTTGCCAAAGCAAAGTGTTTATGATGCCTATCG GAAGTACTGTGAGAGTCTTGCCTGTTGCCGCCCACTCAGCACCGCCAACTTTGGCAAAATCATCAGAGAGATCTTCCCTGACATCAAGGCCCGAAGGCTTGGTGGCCGAGGCCAGTCCAA CTGCTCTTTAACTTGTCTCAGATATTGCTACAGTGGCATACGAAGGAAGACCTTGGTGTCTATGCCACCCTTACCTGGACTTGACCTGAAGGGCTCTGAGAGT CCAGAAATGGGCCCAGAAGTAACCCCAGCACCCCGGGACGAACTGGTTGAGGCAGCCTGCGCTCTGACCTGTGACTGGGCAGAACGAATCCTGAAACGATCCTTCAGTTCCATCGTTGAAGTCGCCCGCTTCCTCCTGCAGCAGCACCTCATCTCTGCCCGGTCTGCCCCTGCCCACGTACTCAAGGCAGTGGGGCTCGCTG ACGACGATGAACATGCCCCTCGGGAGCGGTCCTCTAAATCCAAGAATGGTGTCGAGAGCCTAGAGGGTGGAGCCCATAAGAAACCAGAGAGACCAGCCCAG CCACCTAAGGAGCCGGAACCCCGGGCTGGGGCTGGCCCTCCTGCACGTGGAGAGCGGAAGAAGAGTGTAGTGGAGAGCCCAGCCCCAGCAGCCAGTAACCCACAGGTTAATGCCCTGGTGGCCCGGctgcctctgctccttccccgggCCCCTCGCTCACTTATTCCACCACTCCAAGTCTCTCCCCCCATCCTGGCCCCCAAGCTTTCTTCAGGCCCTCTGAAAGTGGCTCTGCCCAGTAGGGCTGGGGGACCCCAGGCAGCTGTGCCCATCATTAACATGATCTTACCAGCTGTTCCTGCTTTGCCTGGACccgggcctgggcctgggcctgggcctgggcctgggcctgggcctgggcaaGCCCTACCTGGGGTGCTCGCTCAGCCACGAGGCACAGAGAACAGGGAGGTAGGCATAGGTGGTGACCCAGGACCCCATGACAAAGGTGTCAAGAGATCAGCAGAAGTACCTGTGAGTGAGGCCATTGGGCAGGATCCACCAGCTAAAGCAGCAAAGCAGGATATAGACGATACAGGAAGTGATGCCAAAAGAAAACGGGGGCGCCCTCGAAAAAAATCAGGTGGAAGTAGGGAAAGGAACTCTACCCCTGACAAGTCAGCAGCTGCCGTGGACTCTGCCCAGCCCTGCCGGTTACCACGGGAGACATGGGCCTCTGCAGGGGAGAGCAACTCTGCCAGAGGGTCAGGGAGACCAGGGCcagtgggaggggctgagaaggGGATGGTGCTTGCCCGGGATCAGGAAGATGGTGTTgtttccagaggaggaaagggCCCCAGTTCCCGGCATGCCAAAGAAGCAGAAGATAAAATTCCTCTGGTCACCTCAAAAGTGAGTGTCATCAAGGGCAGTAGAAGCCAAAAGGAGGCTCTTCCAAAGGAAGAGGTAGACACTGCAGCACAGGGTAATAAAGACTTAAAAGGGCACGTGCTTCAGAATTCCTTATCCCATGAAGGGAAAGACCCCCAAGCAACACCCCCTTGA
- the RFX5 gene encoding DNA-binding protein RFX5 isoform X3 → MAEDEPDAKSPKTGGRPPSGSAEAGEPTTLLQRLRGTISKAVQNKVEGILQDVQKFSDNDKLYLYLQLPSGPSTGDKSSEPSTLSNEEYMYAYRWIRNHLEEHTDTCLPKQSVYDAYRKYCESLACCRPLSTANFGKIIREIFPDIKARRLGGRGQSNCSLTCLRYCYSGIRRKTLVSMPPLPGLDLKGSESPEMGPEVTPAPRDELVEAACALTCDWAERILKRSFSSIVEVARFLLQQHLISARSAPAHVLKAVGLADDDEHAPRERSSKSKNGVESLEGGAHKKPERPAQPPKEPEPRAGAGPPARGERKKSVVESPAPAASNPQVNALVARLPLLLPRAPRSLIPPLQVSPPILAPKLSSGPLKVALPSRAGGPQAAVPIINMILPAVPALPGQALPGVLAQPRGTENREVGIGGDPGPHDKGVKRSAEVPVSEAIGQDPPAKAAKQDIDDTGSDAKRKRGRPRKKSGGSRERNSTPDKSAAAVDSAQPCRLPRETWASAGESNSARGSGRPGPVGGAEKGMVLARDQEDGVVSRGGKGPSSRHAKEAEDKIPLVTSKVSVIKGSRSQKEALPKEEVDTAAQGNKDLKGHVLQNSLSHEGKDPQATPP, encoded by the exons ATGGCAGAAGATGAACCCGACGCTAAGAGCCCCAAGACTGGGGGACGGCCCCCCTCAGGTAGTGCTGAGGCGGGAGAACCCACCACCCTTCTTCAGAGGCTCCGAGGTACCATTTC CAAGGCCGTGCAGAACAAAGTCGAGGGGATCCTG CAAGATGTACAGAAATTCTCAGACAACGACAAGCTGTATCTCTACCTTCAGCTCCCCTCAGGACCCAGTACTGGAGACAAAAG CTCAGAGCCAAGTACACTTAGCAATGAGGAGTACATGTATGCCTATCGATGGATCCGCAACCATCTAGAAGAGCATACTGACACCTGTTTGCCAAAGCAAAGTGTTTATGATGCCTATCG GAAGTACTGTGAGAGTCTTGCCTGTTGCCGCCCACTCAGCACCGCCAACTTTGGCAAAATCATCAGAGAGATCTTCCCTGACATCAAGGCCCGAAGGCTTGGTGGCCGAGGCCAGTCCAA CTGCTCTTTAACTTGTCTCAGATATTGCTACAGTGGCATACGAAGGAAGACCTTGGTGTCTATGCCACCCTTACCTGGACTTGACCTGAAGGGCTCTGAGAGT CCAGAAATGGGCCCAGAAGTAACCCCAGCACCCCGGGACGAACTGGTTGAGGCAGCCTGCGCTCTGACCTGTGACTGGGCAGAACGAATCCTGAAACGATCCTTCAGTTCCATCGTTGAAGTCGCCCGCTTCCTCCTGCAGCAGCACCTCATCTCTGCCCGGTCTGCCCCTGCCCACGTACTCAAGGCAGTGGGGCTCGCTG ACGACGATGAACATGCCCCTCGGGAGCGGTCCTCTAAATCCAAGAATGGTGTCGAGAGCCTAGAGGGTGGAGCCCATAAGAAACCAGAGAGACCAGCCCAG CCACCTAAGGAGCCGGAACCCCGGGCTGGGGCTGGCCCTCCTGCACGTGGAGAGCGGAAGAAGAGTGTAGTGGAGAGCCCAGCCCCAGCAGCCAGTAACCCACAGGTTAATGCCCTGGTGGCCCGGctgcctctgctccttccccgggCCCCTCGCTCACTTATTCCACCACTCCAAGTCTCTCCCCCCATCCTGGCCCCCAAGCTTTCTTCAGGCCCTCTGAAAGTGGCTCTGCCCAGTAGGGCTGGGGGACCCCAGGCAGCTGTGCCCATCATTAACATGATCTTACCAGCTGTTCCTGCTTT gcctgggcaaGCCCTACCTGGGGTGCTCGCTCAGCCACGAGGCACAGAGAACAGGGAGGTAGGCATAGGTGGTGACCCAGGACCCCATGACAAAGGTGTCAAGAGATCAGCAGAAGTACCTGTGAGTGAGGCCATTGGGCAGGATCCACCAGCTAAAGCAGCAAAGCAGGATATAGACGATACAGGAAGTGATGCCAAAAGAAAACGGGGGCGCCCTCGAAAAAAATCAGGTGGAAGTAGGGAAAGGAACTCTACCCCTGACAAGTCAGCAGCTGCCGTGGACTCTGCCCAGCCCTGCCGGTTACCACGGGAGACATGGGCCTCTGCAGGGGAGAGCAACTCTGCCAGAGGGTCAGGGAGACCAGGGCcagtgggaggggctgagaaggGGATGGTGCTTGCCCGGGATCAGGAAGATGGTGTTgtttccagaggaggaaagggCCCCAGTTCCCGGCATGCCAAAGAAGCAGAAGATAAAATTCCTCTGGTCACCTCAAAAGTGAGTGTCATCAAGGGCAGTAGAAGCCAAAAGGAGGCTCTTCCAAAGGAAGAGGTAGACACTGCAGCACAGGGTAATAAAGACTTAAAAGGGCACGTGCTTCAGAATTCCTTATCCCATGAAGGGAAAGACCCCCAAGCAACACCCCCTTGA
- the RFX5 gene encoding DNA-binding protein RFX5 isoform X6, producing MAEDEPDAKSPKTGGRPPSGSAEAGEPTTLLQRLRGTISKTPGKILCVTSSFLLSSTARPCRTKSRGSCSEPSTLSNEEYMYAYRWIRNHLEEHTDTCLPKQSVYDAYRKYCESLACCRPLSTANFGKIIREIFPDIKARRLGGRGQSNCSLTCLRYCYSGIRRKTLVSMPPLPGLDLKGSESPEMGPEVTPAPRDELVEAACALTCDWAERILKRSFSSIVEVARFLLQQHLISARSAPAHVLKAVGLADDDEHAPRERSSKSKNGVESLEGGAHKKPERPAQPPKEPEPRAGAGPPARGERKKSVVESPAPAASNPQVNALVARLPLLLPRAPRSLIPPLQVSPPILAPKLSSGPLKVALPSRAGGPQAAVPIINMILPAVPALPGPGPGPGPGPGPGPGPGQALPGVLAQPRGTENREVGIGGDPGPHDKGVKRSAEVPVSEAIGQDPPAKAAKQDIDDTGSDAKRKRGRPRKKSGGSRERNSTPDKSAAAVDSAQPCRLPRETWASAGESNSARGSGRPGPVGGAEKGMVLARDQEDGVVSRGGKGPSSRHAKEAEDKIPLVTSKVSVIKGSRSQKEALPKEEVDTAAQGNKDLKGHVLQNSLSHEGKDPQATPP from the exons ATGGCAGAAGATGAACCCGACGCTAAGAGCCCCAAGACTGGGGGACGGCCCCCCTCAGGTAGTGCTGAGGCGGGAGAACCCACCACCCTTCTTCAGAGGCTCCGAGGTACCATTTC TAAGACACCAGGGAAAATCTTGTGTGTGACCTCcagctttctcctctcctccacagCAAGGCCGTGCAGAACAAAGTCGAGGGGATCCTG CTCAGAGCCAAGTACACTTAGCAATGAGGAGTACATGTATGCCTATCGATGGATCCGCAACCATCTAGAAGAGCATACTGACACCTGTTTGCCAAAGCAAAGTGTTTATGATGCCTATCG GAAGTACTGTGAGAGTCTTGCCTGTTGCCGCCCACTCAGCACCGCCAACTTTGGCAAAATCATCAGAGAGATCTTCCCTGACATCAAGGCCCGAAGGCTTGGTGGCCGAGGCCAGTCCAA CTGCTCTTTAACTTGTCTCAGATATTGCTACAGTGGCATACGAAGGAAGACCTTGGTGTCTATGCCACCCTTACCTGGACTTGACCTGAAGGGCTCTGAGAGT CCAGAAATGGGCCCAGAAGTAACCCCAGCACCCCGGGACGAACTGGTTGAGGCAGCCTGCGCTCTGACCTGTGACTGGGCAGAACGAATCCTGAAACGATCCTTCAGTTCCATCGTTGAAGTCGCCCGCTTCCTCCTGCAGCAGCACCTCATCTCTGCCCGGTCTGCCCCTGCCCACGTACTCAAGGCAGTGGGGCTCGCTG ACGACGATGAACATGCCCCTCGGGAGCGGTCCTCTAAATCCAAGAATGGTGTCGAGAGCCTAGAGGGTGGAGCCCATAAGAAACCAGAGAGACCAGCCCAG CCACCTAAGGAGCCGGAACCCCGGGCTGGGGCTGGCCCTCCTGCACGTGGAGAGCGGAAGAAGAGTGTAGTGGAGAGCCCAGCCCCAGCAGCCAGTAACCCACAGGTTAATGCCCTGGTGGCCCGGctgcctctgctccttccccgggCCCCTCGCTCACTTATTCCACCACTCCAAGTCTCTCCCCCCATCCTGGCCCCCAAGCTTTCTTCAGGCCCTCTGAAAGTGGCTCTGCCCAGTAGGGCTGGGGGACCCCAGGCAGCTGTGCCCATCATTAACATGATCTTACCAGCTGTTCCTGCTTTGCCTGGACccgggcctgggcctgggcctgggcctgggcctgggcctgggcctgggcaaGCCCTACCTGGGGTGCTCGCTCAGCCACGAGGCACAGAGAACAGGGAGGTAGGCATAGGTGGTGACCCAGGACCCCATGACAAAGGTGTCAAGAGATCAGCAGAAGTACCTGTGAGTGAGGCCATTGGGCAGGATCCACCAGCTAAAGCAGCAAAGCAGGATATAGACGATACAGGAAGTGATGCCAAAAGAAAACGGGGGCGCCCTCGAAAAAAATCAGGTGGAAGTAGGGAAAGGAACTCTACCCCTGACAAGTCAGCAGCTGCCGTGGACTCTGCCCAGCCCTGCCGGTTACCACGGGAGACATGGGCCTCTGCAGGGGAGAGCAACTCTGCCAGAGGGTCAGGGAGACCAGGGCcagtgggaggggctgagaaggGGATGGTGCTTGCCCGGGATCAGGAAGATGGTGTTgtttccagaggaggaaagggCCCCAGTTCCCGGCATGCCAAAGAAGCAGAAGATAAAATTCCTCTGGTCACCTCAAAAGTGAGTGTCATCAAGGGCAGTAGAAGCCAAAAGGAGGCTCTTCCAAAGGAAGAGGTAGACACTGCAGCACAGGGTAATAAAGACTTAAAAGGGCACGTGCTTCAGAATTCCTTATCCCATGAAGGGAAAGACCCCCAAGCAACACCCCCTTGA
- the RFX5 gene encoding DNA-binding protein RFX5 isoform X2, producing MAEDEPDAKSPKTGGRPPSGSAEAGEPTTLLQRLRGTISKAVQNKVEGILQDVQKFSDNDKLYLYLQLPSGPSTGDKSSEPSTLSNEEYMYAYRWIRNHLEEHTDTCLPKQSVYDAYRKYCESLACCRPLSTANFGKIIREIFPDIKARRLGGRGQSNCSLTCLRYCYSGIRRKTLVSMPPLPGLDLKGSESPEMGPEVTPAPRDELVEAACALTCDWAERILKRSFSSIVEVARFLLQQHLISARSAPAHVLKAVGLADDDEHAPRERSSKSKNGVESLEGGAHKKPERPAQPPKEPEPRAGAGPPARGERKKSVVESPAPAASNPQVNALVARLPLLLPRAPRSLIPPLQVSPPILAPKLSSGPLKVALPSRAGGPQAAVPIINMILPAVPALPGPGQALPGVLAQPRGTENREVGIGGDPGPHDKGVKRSAEVPVSEAIGQDPPAKAAKQDIDDTGSDAKRKRGRPRKKSGGSRERNSTPDKSAAAVDSAQPCRLPRETWASAGESNSARGSGRPGPVGGAEKGMVLARDQEDGVVSRGGKGPSSRHAKEAEDKIPLVTSKVSVIKGSRSQKEALPKEEVDTAAQGNKDLKGHVLQNSLSHEGKDPQATPP from the exons ATGGCAGAAGATGAACCCGACGCTAAGAGCCCCAAGACTGGGGGACGGCCCCCCTCAGGTAGTGCTGAGGCGGGAGAACCCACCACCCTTCTTCAGAGGCTCCGAGGTACCATTTC CAAGGCCGTGCAGAACAAAGTCGAGGGGATCCTG CAAGATGTACAGAAATTCTCAGACAACGACAAGCTGTATCTCTACCTTCAGCTCCCCTCAGGACCCAGTACTGGAGACAAAAG CTCAGAGCCAAGTACACTTAGCAATGAGGAGTACATGTATGCCTATCGATGGATCCGCAACCATCTAGAAGAGCATACTGACACCTGTTTGCCAAAGCAAAGTGTTTATGATGCCTATCG GAAGTACTGTGAGAGTCTTGCCTGTTGCCGCCCACTCAGCACCGCCAACTTTGGCAAAATCATCAGAGAGATCTTCCCTGACATCAAGGCCCGAAGGCTTGGTGGCCGAGGCCAGTCCAA CTGCTCTTTAACTTGTCTCAGATATTGCTACAGTGGCATACGAAGGAAGACCTTGGTGTCTATGCCACCCTTACCTGGACTTGACCTGAAGGGCTCTGAGAGT CCAGAAATGGGCCCAGAAGTAACCCCAGCACCCCGGGACGAACTGGTTGAGGCAGCCTGCGCTCTGACCTGTGACTGGGCAGAACGAATCCTGAAACGATCCTTCAGTTCCATCGTTGAAGTCGCCCGCTTCCTCCTGCAGCAGCACCTCATCTCTGCCCGGTCTGCCCCTGCCCACGTACTCAAGGCAGTGGGGCTCGCTG ACGACGATGAACATGCCCCTCGGGAGCGGTCCTCTAAATCCAAGAATGGTGTCGAGAGCCTAGAGGGTGGAGCCCATAAGAAACCAGAGAGACCAGCCCAG CCACCTAAGGAGCCGGAACCCCGGGCTGGGGCTGGCCCTCCTGCACGTGGAGAGCGGAAGAAGAGTGTAGTGGAGAGCCCAGCCCCAGCAGCCAGTAACCCACAGGTTAATGCCCTGGTGGCCCGGctgcctctgctccttccccgggCCCCTCGCTCACTTATTCCACCACTCCAAGTCTCTCCCCCCATCCTGGCCCCCAAGCTTTCTTCAGGCCCTCTGAAAGTGGCTCTGCCCAGTAGGGCTGGGGGACCCCAGGCAGCTGTGCCCATCATTAACATGATCTTACCAGCTGTTCCTGCTTT gcctgggcctgggcaaGCCCTACCTGGGGTGCTCGCTCAGCCACGAGGCACAGAGAACAGGGAGGTAGGCATAGGTGGTGACCCAGGACCCCATGACAAAGGTGTCAAGAGATCAGCAGAAGTACCTGTGAGTGAGGCCATTGGGCAGGATCCACCAGCTAAAGCAGCAAAGCAGGATATAGACGATACAGGAAGTGATGCCAAAAGAAAACGGGGGCGCCCTCGAAAAAAATCAGGTGGAAGTAGGGAAAGGAACTCTACCCCTGACAAGTCAGCAGCTGCCGTGGACTCTGCCCAGCCCTGCCGGTTACCACGGGAGACATGGGCCTCTGCAGGGGAGAGCAACTCTGCCAGAGGGTCAGGGAGACCAGGGCcagtgggaggggctgagaaggGGATGGTGCTTGCCCGGGATCAGGAAGATGGTGTTgtttccagaggaggaaagggCCCCAGTTCCCGGCATGCCAAAGAAGCAGAAGATAAAATTCCTCTGGTCACCTCAAAAGTGAGTGTCATCAAGGGCAGTAGAAGCCAAAAGGAGGCTCTTCCAAAGGAAGAGGTAGACACTGCAGCACAGGGTAATAAAGACTTAAAAGGGCACGTGCTTCAGAATTCCTTATCCCATGAAGGGAAAGACCCCCAAGCAACACCCCCTTGA
- the RFX5 gene encoding DNA-binding protein RFX5 isoform X5: MRTWAQFFPSLQGQTLMPGWQKMNPTLRAPRLGDGPPQVVLRRENPPPFFRGSEVPFPRPCRTKSRGSCSEPSTLSNEEYMYAYRWIRNHLEEHTDTCLPKQSVYDAYRKYCESLACCRPLSTANFGKIIREIFPDIKARRLGGRGQSNCSLTCLRYCYSGIRRKTLVSMPPLPGLDLKGSESPEMGPEVTPAPRDELVEAACALTCDWAERILKRSFSSIVEVARFLLQQHLISARSAPAHVLKAVGLADDDEHAPRERSSKSKNGVESLEGGAHKKPERPAQPPKEPEPRAGAGPPARGERKKSVVESPAPAASNPQVNALVARLPLLLPRAPRSLIPPLQVSPPILAPKLSSGPLKVALPSRAGGPQAAVPIINMILPAVPALPGPGPGPGPGPGPGPGPGQALPGVLAQPRGTENREVGIGGDPGPHDKGVKRSAEVPVSEAIGQDPPAKAAKQDIDDTGSDAKRKRGRPRKKSGGSRERNSTPDKSAAAVDSAQPCRLPRETWASAGESNSARGSGRPGPVGGAEKGMVLARDQEDGVVSRGGKGPSSRHAKEAEDKIPLVTSKVSVIKGSRSQKEALPKEEVDTAAQGNKDLKGHVLQNSLSHEGKDPQATPP, translated from the exons ATGAGAACTTGGGCCCAGTTTTTTCCAAGCCTGCAAGGGCAGA CCCTCATGCCGGGATGGCAGAAGATGAACCCGACGCTAAGAGCCCCAAGACTGGGGGACGGCCCCCCTCAGGTAGTGCTGAGGCGGGAGAACCCACCACCCTTCTTCAGAGGCTCCGAGGTACCATTTC CAAGGCCGTGCAGAACAAAGTCGAGGGGATCCTG CTCAGAGCCAAGTACACTTAGCAATGAGGAGTACATGTATGCCTATCGATGGATCCGCAACCATCTAGAAGAGCATACTGACACCTGTTTGCCAAAGCAAAGTGTTTATGATGCCTATCG GAAGTACTGTGAGAGTCTTGCCTGTTGCCGCCCACTCAGCACCGCCAACTTTGGCAAAATCATCAGAGAGATCTTCCCTGACATCAAGGCCCGAAGGCTTGGTGGCCGAGGCCAGTCCAA CTGCTCTTTAACTTGTCTCAGATATTGCTACAGTGGCATACGAAGGAAGACCTTGGTGTCTATGCCACCCTTACCTGGACTTGACCTGAAGGGCTCTGAGAGT CCAGAAATGGGCCCAGAAGTAACCCCAGCACCCCGGGACGAACTGGTTGAGGCAGCCTGCGCTCTGACCTGTGACTGGGCAGAACGAATCCTGAAACGATCCTTCAGTTCCATCGTTGAAGTCGCCCGCTTCCTCCTGCAGCAGCACCTCATCTCTGCCCGGTCTGCCCCTGCCCACGTACTCAAGGCAGTGGGGCTCGCTG ACGACGATGAACATGCCCCTCGGGAGCGGTCCTCTAAATCCAAGAATGGTGTCGAGAGCCTAGAGGGTGGAGCCCATAAGAAACCAGAGAGACCAGCCCAG CCACCTAAGGAGCCGGAACCCCGGGCTGGGGCTGGCCCTCCTGCACGTGGAGAGCGGAAGAAGAGTGTAGTGGAGAGCCCAGCCCCAGCAGCCAGTAACCCACAGGTTAATGCCCTGGTGGCCCGGctgcctctgctccttccccgggCCCCTCGCTCACTTATTCCACCACTCCAAGTCTCTCCCCCCATCCTGGCCCCCAAGCTTTCTTCAGGCCCTCTGAAAGTGGCTCTGCCCAGTAGGGCTGGGGGACCCCAGGCAGCTGTGCCCATCATTAACATGATCTTACCAGCTGTTCCTGCTTTGCCTGGACccgggcctgggcctgggcctgggcctgggcctgggcctgggcctgggcaaGCCCTACCTGGGGTGCTCGCTCAGCCACGAGGCACAGAGAACAGGGAGGTAGGCATAGGTGGTGACCCAGGACCCCATGACAAAGGTGTCAAGAGATCAGCAGAAGTACCTGTGAGTGAGGCCATTGGGCAGGATCCACCAGCTAAAGCAGCAAAGCAGGATATAGACGATACAGGAAGTGATGCCAAAAGAAAACGGGGGCGCCCTCGAAAAAAATCAGGTGGAAGTAGGGAAAGGAACTCTACCCCTGACAAGTCAGCAGCTGCCGTGGACTCTGCCCAGCCCTGCCGGTTACCACGGGAGACATGGGCCTCTGCAGGGGAGAGCAACTCTGCCAGAGGGTCAGGGAGACCAGGGCcagtgggaggggctgagaaggGGATGGTGCTTGCCCGGGATCAGGAAGATGGTGTTgtttccagaggaggaaagggCCCCAGTTCCCGGCATGCCAAAGAAGCAGAAGATAAAATTCCTCTGGTCACCTCAAAAGTGAGTGTCATCAAGGGCAGTAGAAGCCAAAAGGAGGCTCTTCCAAAGGAAGAGGTAGACACTGCAGCACAGGGTAATAAAGACTTAAAAGGGCACGTGCTTCAGAATTCCTTATCCCATGAAGGGAAAGACCCCCAAGCAACACCCCCTTGA